Part of the Ornithinimicrobium flavum genome, GGGCTGACCCTGGGCGCGGTCGTGGCACTAGGTTGGCCTGATGACGCAGATCTGGGCCCACCGAGGGGCGAGCGCAGCCGCGCCGGAGAACACCCTGGCCGCCTTCGAGCTCGCGGCCCGACAGGGCGCCCAGGGTGTGGAGCTCGACGTCCAGCGCAGCGCCGACGGGACGGTGGTGGTCATCCACGACGAGACGGTCGACCGCACGACGCAGGGCTCGGGCCGCGTCGTCGACCTGCCCGGCTCCGCACTGCAGGCCTGGGGCGTCCCCACCCTGGCCGAGGTGCTGGACCTGCTCGCCCCCACCGGCCTGAGGGTGAACGTCGAGCTGAAGAACGGGATCGAGCCCTACCCGGGCCTCGAGGAGGACGTGGAGGCGGTGGTGTCGTCCTCACGGCTCGCCGACGAGGCGGGCGAACGCGTCGTCTACTCCTCGTTCAACCACCGCAGCCTGGCCCGCCTGGACCGGCTCGGCACCCGCGTCCCGCTGGGGGTGCTCCACGTGGAGGCGATGGTCCGACCCTGGGTGTATGCCGCGTCCTTCGGCGCGCGGGCCCTGCACCCGATGGCCCTGACGGTGCTCCCGGAGGAGGTCGCGCAGGCCCACGAGGCGGGGATGGCGGTGCACGTCTGGACGGTCGACGACCCGATGCCGTGCGGACGCTCGCGGCGGCCGGAGTGAACGCCATCATCACCAACGTCCGGACGTGGCCCTGGCCGCGCTGGGGTGAGCCTAAGCTCCCGTCCGGCCCGCCCGGAGGCGCCTCCCGGGTCTCGGAGCGCTCGACCCGCTCCAGCACCCCGCTGAGGAACCGGTCCAGCACCTGGAGGTCCTCGCTGGTCACCCCCTCGAGGAAGAGGGCACGCACGGCCCGCACGTGCCCTGGCGGCCGCGGTCCAGCGCCTCCTGACCGGCGGCGGTGATGACCACGAACGCCCCCGCGGCCGTCCTCGGCGCACTCTCCTTGTGCACGAGCCCTCGTGCGGACATGCGGCGCAGGTGGTGGGACAGCCGCGAGCGCTCCCAGTGCATCTGCTCGGCCAGCACCGAGATCCGCAGCCGGCCGTCGTCGGCCTCCGACAGGCGCACGAGCGTCTCGAAGTCCTGCATGGACAGCCCGCTGTCGGAGTGCATCGCCCCGCCCCAGCGCTGCGGGCAGCTCGGTCTGGACGCGCAGCCAGCGCCGCCAGACCTGCATTCCTGCTCGTTCAACCAGGGCGCGTTCTCCTCGGGACATACCCCTAGACTATCACTTGCTTGACATGTCACCCAGGTCTGGTAATGTAGATGACACATCAAACACTTGCCTTCTGGAGGTTCTCATGACCACGCTCAACGAGCTCAACGGCACCTACACCATCGACCCGAGCCACACCCGCGTCGGCTTCTCCACCGCCACGCCATGATCACCAAGGTGCGCGGCGCCTTCAACGAGGTCGCCGGCACGGCCACCACCGGCCCGACCTGCAGGGCGCCACCATCGAGCTGACGCTCCAGGCCGCCTCCGTCGACACCGCTCCGCGGACCGCGACGCCACCTGCGCTCGGCGGACTTCTTCGACGTGGAGACCTACCCGGTCCTCACCTTCCGCTCCACCCAGGTCGAGGCCGTGGACGCCGACACCCTGCGTGTCACCGGTGACCTCACCATCAAGGACACCACCGGCCCGTGACCGTCGACTTCGAGTTCGCCGGCGCCGCCCAGGACCCCTTCGGCAACGAGCGCATCGGCTTCGAGGGCTCCGTCGTCGTCAACCGCAAGGACTTCGGCCTGACCTGGAACGCCGCGCTGGAGACCGGTGGCGTGCTCGTCTCCGAGAAGGTCACCCTGGAGTTCGAGGTCTCGGCGATCAAGTCCGCCTGAGTCCCGCCCGCTCCACCCCGGACCCCCGCGCTGCCTCGCTGCGCGGGGTCCGTGCGTCCCGGGGGGCTCTCGTGGCCGGGCTCAGCTGCGGAACTGGGTGAACTCCGCCGTCTGCGGGTCCGGGAACATACGCTCATCGGTGTCCAGCCCGCTGACGATCGCCATCTGCTCCTCGGTGAGCTCCAGCCCGAGCACGTCGACGTTCGTCGCGATGCGCTCGGGGGTGACCGACTTGGGGATCGCGACGCGCCCCTGCTGCAGGTGCCACCGGAGCACCACCTGGGCGGGGGTGACGCCGACCTCCTCGGCGAGGGCGACGATCCGCGGGTGCTCCAGGTCCTGGCCCTGCCCGATCGGGGCGTAGGCCTCGACCACCAGCCCGGCCTCGGTCGCCGCCTGCTGGGTCGCGCGCTGCTGGAAGGTCGGGTGCACCTCGATCTGGTTGACCGCGGGGGTGACCGGGCGGTGCGCAGCAGGTCGGCCAGGTGGTCCGGCAGGAAGTTGGACACGCCGATGGCCCGGGCCCCGCCCTCGTCGTAGATCTCCTCCAGGACCTCCAGGTCTCACCCGCCAGCCCCCGGCTCGGGACCGGCCAGTGGATGAGGTAGAGGTCCAGCGCGTCCAGCCCGAGGGCGGCCCGGGAGTCCTCGAAGGCACGACGCGTCCGCTCGCGCCCCTGTCCCCGTTGCGCAGCTTGGTGGTGACGAAGAGTCCTCCCGGGGCAGGCCGCTGGCGCGCAGCGCGGCACCGACGGCCGCCTCGTTGTAGTAGCCCGCGGCGGTGTCGACGTGGCGGTAGCCGACCTCCAGCGCGTGCTCGACCACTGCTGGGTGACCTGCTCGTCCACGCGGAAGGTGCCGAATCCCAGCGCGGGGATCTGGACGCCGTTGTTGAGGGTGAGGGAGGGCTGGGTCGTCATGCGCGCCACCCTACGCCCGCGCACCGACGCCCCCGCAGGGCCACACTGGGCGTATGCCGTCCGACCACGAGGCGGAGCTCGCGGCCGCCGCCCGGGAGGCGCAGGAGCGCCTCGCGAGGCGGTTGCCCCTGCTGGTCAGCCGTCGGGTGCCGGTACGCGGGCTCACCCGTGGACCGGTCACGGGCACGGCCCGGCTCCGCCTGGCCGACTCCACGACGGTGCTCGTCGAGGCCGTCGTGCCCGGCCAGCTCGGCCGCGTGCTGCTGGCGCTGGAGCGTCACCGGTCGGTGACGCTCCGGGAGTGGCGGCGGACGCCCGAGGGGCTGGAGGTGGTGCTGGCCGGCGTGCCCGGCCGGGAGGCACCGAGGCTGCGCGTCCTGGGTCCCGACCAGCCCGACTAGGCGCGCTCACCCGGTGCCGGCGGCGCGGTCCAGCGCCCGCAGGACCGAGCGAGCCTTGGTGAGCGTCTCGGCATACTCCTCGTCGGGGTCGGAGAGGGCCGTCACGGCGCCACCCACCCCAAGGTCACGTCCCCGTCGCGCCAGGTCGCCGTACGGATCACGATGGAGGTGTCCATCGAGCCGTCGAGCCCCACCCAGCCGATGGCGCCGGCGTACACCCCCCGGGGTCCGCCCTCCAGCTCGTCAAGGATCTCCATGGTGCGGACCTTGGGCGCCCCGGTCATCGACCCTCCCGGGAAGCAGGCGCGGAGGACGTCCGTGGGCCCCATACCGTCGGAGAGCCGGCCCCGGACCGTCGAGACCAGCTGGTGCACGGTCGCGTAGCTCTCGACCGCGAAGATCTCCGGCACGAAGACGCTGCCCGAGCGGCAGACGCGGTGCAGGTCGTTGCGCAGCAGGTCCACGATCATGAGGTTCTCGGCCCGGTCCTTCTGCGACCGGGCGAGGTCCCCAGCGAGGTCCGCGTCCTGCTCGGGGGTCTCCCCGCGCGGGCGCGTCCCCTTGATGGGCCGCGCCTCGACCATCCCGTCGAGGACGGAGACGAAGCGCTCCGGCGAGCCGGACAGGACGCTCCCCGCCGGCGTCCGGAGCCAGGCCCCCCGCGGCACCGGTGACACCTCCCGCATGGCGCGGTAGAGGTCCCGCTCGCCCACCCCGGTGTCCGGGGCCTCGTAGGTCGTGGTGAGGCAGATCTCGTAGGACTCGCCCCGGGCGATCTCCCCCAGGGCGCGCCGGACCTTGGCCAGGTATGCCGTCTGGTCGTCCCGTGCCACCGCGCGTCTTCCGGCCGGGCCGGAGGCCGGGTCCACGGTCTCCCGGGCGTCCACCGCCCCGGAAGGGGGCGAGGTCCGCGTCGGCCTCGCCGTCGCCCCGGCGTGCGGTGCCCCGGCTCCCCCGCGCGCGGCGGCCCGCACCGCCGCCTGCACCGTCTCCGCCCAGGCCTCCTGGGCCCGGTCGACCCGCCCGTCCTGCCACCACAGGGCCCACACGTCGCCGGAGCGGTGGTCCACGACGACACCCCGGTCGGCGAGGATCAGCCAGGCGTCCGGCCAGGGTGAGCGGTGGGCCGCCGACCCGCCCGTCTCGGCCTTCAGCTCGTAGCCCCAGTAGCCGACGAGGCCCGGCCGCCACGGGAAGGGCAGGTCCAGCTCCCGGACCCGGGCCAGCTCGGTCGCCTCCAGGCACCACCGCCCCAGCTCCTCGTCCATGCGGTCCATCAGGGGCGGGGCCTCACCGACCCGGTGCGTGAGCTCGCGCGACAGCGGCCCCCGGGCGTCGACGACCACCGACCACCCCGTGCCGTCCGAGGCGTCCAGCCACACCGAGGTCGGGGCGTCGGCCACCAGGGCGTCGCGCAGGGCCAGGTCGTCCACCGGCCCCGCCATCCGGCGCACCCCGAGCCGCACCGGCCGGCCTCCCTGGCACGGGGCGGAGGCGGCGAGCGCGTCCCCGACCGCCACCGCGCCAGTGTCGGTGCCCCGCGGGCCGCCCGCCCCCGGGGGCACCTCGATCCCGGCGAGGGTGAGGAAGTTGGCCATGATGAGCTCCCCGTGCTCGGACAGCACCGACTCCGGGTGGAACTGCACCCCCCAGAACGGTCGGTCGGGGTCGGCCAGCGCCATGACGCTGCCGTCGTCGACGGCCCGGGCCGTGACCCGGAGCCCGGACGCGAGCGGCTCGGCCACCTCCAGGGAGTGGTAGCGCACGACCTGCAGCGGCGAGGGGACCTCCCGGAACAGCCCCGTCCCGTCGTGCTCGACGGCGCTGACGACCCCGTGGCGGGGCAGCGCCATCTCCACGACCGCCTCCCCCGCGACGTGGGCGATCCCCTGGTGCCCGAGGCAGACGCCCAGGACGGGCACGTCGTCCTGGCGCAGGACCAGGTCCGACAGGCCCATGTCGGTCGCGACCTGCGGACGTCCCGGGCCCGGCCCGACGACGACCGCCGCGAAGCGGCGCAGGTCCTCCGGCGTGGCCGGGTGGTCGTGGCGCCACACCACCGGGGCCCGGCCGAGGACCCGGTGGAGCAGGTCGGCGACGTTGTAGGTGAAGCTGTCGACGTTGTCGACGAGCAGGACCTCCTGCGGCACGCGTCAGCCCCGCGGGCGCAGCCGGACGTGCGGGAGCGCGGGGGCCGGCAGCCACGCGTCGTCGGGGTAGTCGAAGGTCCCGAAGCGACCGGCGTCGTCCTGGCCCTGCTCGGCGTTCCACCGCCGGCGCGACTCGACGATGTCGTCGTGGTCCCGGCCGATGAAGTTCCACCACATGACGATCTGCTCCTCGAAGGGCGGCCCGCCGAGGAGCACGAGCCTGGCCCCAGCGTCGCCGGCCCGCACCGCCACGTGAGACGGCCCGGGGGCGAGATGCGCCAGCTGGTGCCGTGTGAGGGGGGAACCGTCCACGGTCAGCTCACCCTCGTCGAGGAGGATCCCGTGCTCGAACGCAGGGTCCAGGTCCAGCCCGGCCGACGCCCCGGGCTCCAGCCTCAGCTCGGCGCCCAGCAGCGGCGTGAAGGTCGTCACCGGGGAGGAGAGGGTGACGCGCCCGCCGGGCGCGTCCCCGGCCCGGAGGGAGAGCTCGCCCAGGAAGACGCTGGCCCGCACGCCCTCGACCTCCACGGGCTCGGGGGCGAAGTGCTGGAAACCGGGGGCGACGTCCGCGTGCTCGGCGGGCAGCACCGTCCACAGCTGCACCCCGTGCAGCGTCCCCGGTGCGCCCTCCTCCCGGACGGAGACCTCGGAGTGGGAGACGCCGCGCCCGGCCGTCATGAGGTTGAGCTCGCCCGGCACCACGGTGGCCCGGACCCCGGTGGAGTCCCGGTGCTCGATCTGCCCGGTGAACAGCCAGGACACGGTCTGCAGACCGGTGTGCGGATGGGGCGGCACGACCATCCCGCCGGTGGCCTCGATCTCGTCCGGGCCGTAGTGGTCCAGGAAGCAGTAGGCGCCGATGGTGGTGCGCCCGCGGGAGGGCAGGGTGCGCCGGACCGTCATCGCGCGAGGGCCGCCGAGCGGCACCTCCCGGGGCTCCAGGATCGTCGGCCCCGGACGCCCCGGCGGCGGGTCGCCCCCGCACTCCACCTCGACGGGGTTGCGCTCGAGCGTGCTCATCCGGCCAGTGTCCCACCCGGGGAGCCTCCGGCGCGGGCCGGCCGTGACCAACGTCTCCCCGTCGTAGGGGGCAGGGTTCGCCCGTCGAGGGCGTTGGACCTGCCATGAGCGTTCCCGTCCCCACCCCC contains:
- a CDS encoding MarR family winged helix-turn-helix transcriptional regulator, which produces MHSDSGLSMQDFETLVRLSEADDGRLRISVLAEQMHWERSRLSHHLRRMSARGLVHKESAPRTAAGAFVVITAAGQEALDRGRQGTCGPCVPSSSRG
- a CDS encoding glycerophosphodiester phosphodiesterase family protein; this translates as MTQIWAHRGASAAAPENTLAAFELAARQGAQGVELDVQRSADGTVVVIHDETVDRTTQGSGRVVDLPGSALQAWGVPTLAEVLDLLAPTGLRVNVELKNGIEPYPGLEEDVEAVVSSSRLADEAGERVVYSSFNHRSLARLDRLGTRVPLGVLHVEAMVRPWVYAASFGARALHPMALTVLPEEVAQAHEAGMAVHVWTVDDPMPCGRSRRPE
- a CDS encoding pirin family protein codes for the protein MSTLERNPVEVECGGDPPPGRPGPTILEPREVPLGGPRAMTVRRTLPSRGRTTIGAYCFLDHYGPDEIEATGGMVVPPHPHTGLQTVSWLFTGQIEHRDSTGVRATVVPGELNLMTAGRGVSHSEVSVREEGAPGTLHGVQLWTVLPAEHADVAPGFQHFAPEPVEVEGVRASVFLGELSLRAGDAPGGRVTLSSPVTTFTPLLGAELRLEPGASAGLDLDPAFEHGILLDEGELTVDGSPLTRHQLAHLAPGPSHVAVRAGDAGARLVLLGGPPFEEQIVMWWNFIGRDHDDIVESRRRWNAEQGQDDAGRFGTFDYPDDAWLPAPALPHVRLRPRG
- a CDS encoding chorismate-binding protein; protein product: MPQEVLLVDNVDSFTYNVADLLHRVLGRAPVVWRHDHPATPEDLRRFAAVVVGPGPGRPQVATDMGLSDLVLRQDDVPVLGVCLGHQGIAHVAGEAVVEMALPRHGVVSAVEHDGTGLFREVPSPLQVVRYHSLEVAEPLASGLRVTARAVDDGSVMALADPDRPFWGVQFHPESVLSEHGELIMANFLTLAGIEVPPGAGGPRGTDTGAVAVGDALAASAPCQGGRPVRLGVRRMAGPVDDLALRDALVADAPTSVWLDASDGTGWSVVVDARGPLSRELTHRVGEAPPLMDRMDEELGRWCLEATELARVRELDLPFPWRPGLVGYWGYELKAETGGSAAHRSPWPDAWLILADRGVVVDHRSGDVWALWWQDGRVDRAQEAWAETVQAAVRAAARGGAGAPHAGATARPTRTSPPSGAVDARETVDPASGPAGRRAVARDDQTAYLAKVRRALGEIARGESYEICLTTTYEAPDTGVGERDLYRAMREVSPVPRGAWLRTPAGSVLSGSPERFVSVLDGMVEARPIKGTRPRGETPEQDADLAGDLARSQKDRAENLMIVDLLRNDLHRVCRSGSVFVPEIFAVESYATVHQLVSTVRGRLSDGMGPTDVLRACFPGGSMTGAPKVRTMEILDELEGGPRGVYAGAIGWVGLDGSMDTSIVIRTATWRDGDVTLGWVAP